Proteins encoded together in one Papaver somniferum cultivar HN1 unplaced genomic scaffold, ASM357369v1 unplaced-scaffold_119, whole genome shotgun sequence window:
- the LOC113330776 gene encoding QWRF motif-containing protein 7-like: MENSSSRSRSCRYPASVIKRSPSPNLFLNRNDDRVSVPPNLPPLTPNNTTNKINYKNRNSVAADKAIEMAKIRRAKSVSKNCPSAWALSPGRSSPSSSTALAVLLKSPNNISEPANRYRKKMVTKSSSCGSDTDGGGRRGSTGGVFRYFRSKSKVSCAKEEGSHRLRIFHTRLVQWRLVNACAEMLMDRRNSIAVMKLFNVWSRIYQMRKLMVEKRIQVEKLRKEVKLLQIINPQLNLLNKWSKIEKKNSEALTTLAGNLSSLSIRVPLINGAKVDMVSFYKTMRTTVNLMNNIEETVERSFLEVKETSLLLDQLIDAIRQETKSLEELRNTLAIVSSLEAQEESLRVHLIQAANKRILVS; this comes from the exons ATGGAGAACAGCAGTAGCCGAAGTCGTTCCTGTCGATATCCGGCTAGCGTAATAAAACGTTCTCCATCTCCTAATTTGTTCTTAAATAGGAACGATGACCGAGTTTCAGTACCACCTAATTTACCTCCATTAACACCCAATAATACCACCAACAAGATCAATTATAAAAACCGAAATTCTGTTGCAGCTGATAAAGCAATTGAGATGGCAAAGATACGGAGAGCAAAATCTGTTTCCAAGAACTGTCCATCTGCTTGGGCCTTATCTCCGGGAAGATCCTCGCCATCCTCATCTACAGCTTTGGCGGTATTGCTCAAGTCTCCAAATAATATTTCTGAACCTGCTAATCGTTATCGTAAGAAGATGGTCACAAAATCATCATCATGTGGTAGTGATACTGATGGCGGAGGACGTCGCGGGAGTACCGGAGGAGTTTTTAGGTACTTTCGTTCGAAAAGTAAGGTGTCGTGTGCCAAAGAAGAAGGCTCTCATAGGCTAAGGATTTTTCATACGAGACTGGTACAGTGGAGATTGGTTAATGCTTGTGCTGAGATGTTGATGGACAGACGAAATTCTATTGCAGTG ATGAAGTTGTTCAATGTTTGGTCGAGGATATATCAAATGAGGAAACTGATGgtagagaagagaattcaagtaGAAAAGCTAAGGAAGGAAGTCAAGCTGCTTCAAATTATTAATCCTCAACTCAATCTGCTCAATAAATggtcaaaaatagaaaagaaaaattcaGAAGCCTTAACAACATTAGCAGGAAATTTGTCATCGTTATCCATCAGAGTACCTTTAATAAATGGTGCTAAG GTCGACATGGTATCCTTTTACAAAACCATGCGTACAACAGTGAATCTTATGAACAACATCGAAGAAACGGTCGAGAGAAGTTTTCTTGAGGTTAAGGAAACGTCTCTTCTACTTGATCAACTTATAGATGCAataagacaagaaacaaaaagcttaGAGGAACTGAGAAACACACTGGCAATTGTGTCTTCCTTAGAG GCCCAAGAGGAAAGTCTTAGAGTGCATCTCATCCAAGCAGCAAACAAGAGAATTCTAGTAAGCTAA